A region of the Myxococcota bacterium genome:
CGTCGCCTGGGCCTCCAATCCGCGATCGACGCCCTCTGGCAGGTGTCCGAGCGAGAGACCGGCCTGCGCCTCGAGATCCCGGGGGCGTCGCCGGCGTGAAGCTCGGGATGGCACTGCCGATCTTCGGCCTGGACGGCGGAGAGGTCGCGCCGCACCAATGGCGCGACGCCGCGCAGGAGATCGAGCGGCAGGGCTACGACTCGATCTGGGTCTTCGACGCCATCGGCCGCGGTTTTCCATTGCCCGACCCGTTGATGGCCCTGACCATGGCAGCCACCGTGACCGAGCGCGTCGAGCTCGGCACGGGCGTGCTCCAGACCGCGATTCGCAACGCGGCCGAGATCGCCCATCGCGTCCTCACCCTGGCGCGCGTCGCCGACGGACGCCTGCTCTTCGGCGTCGGGCCCGGTTCCACCGCCGACGACTTCGCGGCCTTCGGCGGGGACTACGCGGGCCGGGGCCGCCGCTTCGCCGAGCAGGTTCCGGTACTCGAGGCCCTGCTGACGACGGGAAAGCACGAGGGTGTGGACCTCTCGCCCTGGCCCGGTGTCGCGGGTCGGGTGCCGCTCTACATCGGCGCCTGGCGGGGCGGCTGGATCGAGCGCGCCGCGCGCGACCACGCGGGCTGGATTGCGTCGGCCATGCACAACGACGACACCGCGCTGGCCACCACGCTCGCGCGCTTCCGCGACGCCGGCGGGCGCCGGGCCATCGTCACGAACGTGCAGCTG
Encoded here:
- a CDS encoding LLM class flavin-dependent oxidoreductase, with protein sequence MALPIFGLDGGEVAPHQWRDAAQEIERQGYDSIWVFDAIGRGFPLPDPLMALTMAATVTERVELGTGVLQTAIRNAAEIAHRVLTLARVADGRLLFGVGPGSTADDFAAFGGDYAGRGRRFAEQVPVLEALLTTGKHEGVDLSPWPGVAGRVPLYIGAWRGGWIERAARDHAGWIASAMHNDDTALATTLARFRDAGGRRAIVTNVQLGADLAPAIERVQHLGALGFDDVVVLDLTPSFERMATLRAAL